One Fontisphaera persica DNA window includes the following coding sequences:
- a CDS encoding dihydroorotate dehydrogenase electron transfer subunit — protein MVEQDVIILANENFTGQYHRLVLQADRIAPQAQPGQFVHLRIPLLREALLRRPFSIYQVKDQTLSVLYKTVGKGTHQLARLKPGQMMNAIGPLGHGFTVPASPQIRPLLVAGGYGMAALYLLAERAPRAGVVFVGGRKQGDILCEAEFRALGWEVRAATEDGSYGRRGLVTLPLREELERDASGVRLYACGPTPMLKAVSALAHEFNVEAELSMDEHMCCGVGVCLTCVIPVRTSEGWEYQRTCTEGPVFTANSIAWEVMA, from the coding sequence ATGGTTGAACAGGATGTCATCATTCTGGCCAATGAGAATTTTACCGGACAGTACCACCGCCTGGTATTGCAAGCCGACCGCATTGCTCCGCAAGCGCAACCGGGACAATTCGTGCACCTTCGGATTCCCTTGCTGCGGGAGGCCCTGCTGCGCCGTCCCTTCAGCATTTATCAGGTCAAAGACCAGACGTTGTCGGTACTTTACAAAACCGTGGGCAAAGGCACGCATCAACTGGCACGCCTCAAACCGGGGCAAATGATGAATGCCATCGGCCCGCTCGGTCACGGTTTTACGGTTCCCGCCTCCCCGCAAATCAGGCCGCTGCTGGTGGCTGGCGGCTATGGCATGGCAGCCCTCTATTTATTGGCCGAACGCGCTCCTCGCGCCGGCGTGGTATTTGTGGGGGGTCGCAAGCAGGGAGACATTTTATGCGAGGCCGAATTCCGCGCGTTGGGATGGGAAGTGCGGGCGGCCACTGAAGACGGCAGCTACGGCAGACGCGGGCTGGTCACTCTGCCTTTGCGCGAGGAACTGGAGCGCGACGCCAGTGGGGTGCGCCTGTATGCTTGCGGCCCGACGCCCATGTTGAAGGCCGTCAGCGCACTGGCGCACGAGTTCAACGTAGAGGCGGAACTGTCCATGGATGAACACATGTGTTGCGGCGTGGGAGTATGCCTGACCTGCGTCATCCCCGTTCGCACCAGTGAAGGCTGGGAATACCAGCGCACCTGTACTGAAGGGCCGGTTTTTACCGCCAACTCCATTGCCTGGGAGGTGATGGCATGA
- a CDS encoding dihydroorotate dehydrogenase: MNWSVRIGSLVMPNPVTVASGTFGYGVEYARLLDLNQLGAVVVKGIRLEPVRGNPTPRTVEVACGLINAIGLQGPGVDGFIEKYWPFLKTLQVPVIINIWGCTVDEYAEVARRFDALEGVGGLELNVSCPNIKEGGAHFGTDVRLLEKVVAACRKATRLPLITKLSPNVPSIVPFAQAAEAAGSDGLSIMNSFPAMAIDIETRRPRLANITGGLTGPCIKPIAVKLVWEAARAVKIPIIGMGGIQSAEDALEFIIAGASAVAVGTANFYEPQTSLHVLQGIREYMQRHGIEDLKSLVGAVKLPRV; encoded by the coding sequence ATGAACTGGTCTGTCCGCATCGGCTCCCTCGTCATGCCCAACCCGGTCACCGTGGCTTCCGGCACGTTTGGGTACGGGGTGGAATACGCACGCCTTCTGGATTTGAATCAACTGGGCGCGGTGGTGGTGAAAGGCATACGGCTTGAGCCTGTCCGCGGCAATCCCACTCCGCGCACGGTGGAAGTAGCGTGCGGTCTCATCAATGCCATTGGCCTGCAAGGCCCGGGAGTGGACGGTTTCATTGAGAAATACTGGCCATTTCTCAAAACCCTCCAGGTGCCGGTTATCATCAACATTTGGGGTTGCACGGTGGACGAATACGCGGAAGTGGCCCGTCGTTTCGATGCGCTGGAGGGGGTGGGTGGACTTGAACTCAACGTCTCCTGCCCGAATATCAAGGAAGGCGGCGCCCATTTTGGCACAGATGTGCGCTTGCTGGAGAAGGTTGTTGCCGCCTGCCGAAAAGCCACACGCCTGCCCTTAATCACCAAACTAAGCCCCAATGTGCCCAGCATCGTCCCGTTTGCCCAGGCCGCCGAAGCTGCCGGCAGTGATGGTCTTTCCATCATGAACAGCTTTCCCGCCATGGCCATAGACATAGAAACCCGCCGGCCGCGTCTGGCAAATATCACCGGAGGCTTGACCGGCCCCTGCATCAAACCCATCGCCGTCAAACTGGTGTGGGAGGCCGCCCGGGCGGTTAAAATCCCCATCATTGGCATGGGCGGTATTCAATCCGCCGAGGACGCCCTCGAATTCATCATCGCGGGGGCTTCCGCCGTGGCTGTGGGCACGGCCAATTTTTATGAACCGCAAACCTCGTTGCACGTGCTCCAAGGCATCCGTGAGTACATGCAACGCCACGGCATTGAAGACCTGAAAAGTCTGGTTGGCGCCGTTAAGTTGCCGCGTGTTTAG
- a CDS encoding PhoH family protein, with protein MKNYILDTNVLLHDPNSIFNFQENHVLIPIEVIEEIDRFKREATELGQNARTVSRTLDALREQGALSGGVPLRNGGLLRILFQQNNGNGHQNHSVDSRILAHALAVAQSDKGRKTVLVTKDINLRIRADACGLAAEDYETDHVRIQDLYTGMFEMTVSTEEMAAFRLNGELEVPLNGHYPNEYCILNDAGHPRRPALAKVDVSGKKLVPILDCREGVWGIKPRNREQHFALDALLDDRIRLVTLMGKAGTGKTLLAMAAGLKRTVLDREFRRVVVARPTVSVGRELGFLPGTLEEKLNPWMQPIHDALEMLSDLNMGHEHRRAADLLRSGTIVVEALSYIRGRSIANQFMVIDEAQNLTPLEVKTICTRVGHGTKVVFTGDPYQIDNPYVDSASNGFNYLVSRFRAQPLAAHIELQKGERSELAELAANIL; from the coding sequence GTGAAAAACTACATCCTCGACACCAACGTTCTTCTTCACGATCCGAACAGCATCTTCAACTTTCAGGAAAACCACGTCCTGATCCCCATTGAGGTCATCGAGGAGATTGACCGCTTCAAACGGGAGGCCACCGAATTGGGGCAAAATGCCCGCACGGTCAGCCGCACCCTGGATGCTCTGCGAGAGCAGGGCGCCTTGAGCGGGGGCGTGCCTTTGCGCAATGGGGGGCTGCTGCGGATTTTATTTCAGCAAAACAACGGTAATGGCCATCAAAACCATAGTGTGGACAGCCGGATTTTGGCGCATGCCCTGGCCGTGGCCCAATCAGACAAGGGTCGCAAAACGGTCTTGGTGACCAAGGACATCAATTTGCGCATCCGGGCGGATGCCTGCGGCCTGGCGGCGGAGGATTATGAGACAGACCATGTCCGGATTCAGGATTTGTACACCGGCATGTTTGAAATGACGGTGAGCACTGAGGAGATGGCCGCTTTCCGGCTGAATGGAGAGTTGGAGGTCCCCTTAAACGGGCATTATCCCAATGAGTACTGCATCCTGAATGACGCCGGCCATCCTCGGCGGCCGGCGCTGGCCAAGGTGGATGTATCCGGCAAAAAACTGGTGCCGATTTTGGATTGCCGGGAGGGGGTATGGGGCATTAAGCCACGCAATCGGGAACAGCATTTTGCCTTGGATGCGCTTTTAGATGACCGCATCCGGCTGGTCACCCTCATGGGCAAAGCCGGCACGGGCAAGACCTTGTTGGCCATGGCCGCGGGCTTGAAGCGCACCGTCTTGGACCGCGAATTTCGCCGCGTTGTCGTTGCGCGACCCACGGTCTCGGTGGGGCGGGAATTGGGCTTCCTGCCGGGCACCTTGGAAGAGAAGTTAAATCCGTGGATGCAACCCATTCATGACGCGCTGGAAATGCTGAGCGATTTGAACATGGGGCACGAGCACCGGCGGGCGGCTGACTTGTTGCGTAGCGGCACCATCGTGGTGGAGGCGTTGAGTTATATTCGCGGCCGCAGCATCGCCAACCAGTTCATGGTGATTGACGAGGCCCAAAACCTTACCCCCTTGGAGGTCAAAACCATCTGCACGCGGGTGGGACACGGCACCAAGGTGGTATTTACCGGGGACCCTTACCAGATTGATAATCCCTATGTGGACTCCGCCTCCAACGGCTTCAATTATCTAGTCAGCCGGTTTCGTGCCCAACCGCTAGCGGCCCACATTGAACTGCAAAAGGGTGAACGTTCGGAGTTGGCGGAGCTGGCAGCGAATATTCTGTAG
- a CDS encoding glutathione S-transferase family protein: MPWPAGRPVPLFAVDAILANRQTMMVLVQFPWSPFCLVQRRILEYAGARFKIVNITCTDRTLVWRLTRQRYYQVPILKHGRNVIFETDHESQVIAKYVDNTLGLDLFPRPLAGVQNILWRHIENEIEEVCFKLNDIYFREFVPAREHLDFIRFKERKFGRGCLEQWRRQQVTLLEELQRRLLPFEQMLTTRPFLLEERPRFVDFDLYGMLANYLYSGHYQLPAPHNRLAEWYQRMDTCRRSEFNL, from the coding sequence ATGCCGTGGCCGGCGGGCAGGCCGGTGCCGCTCTTTGCAGTGGATGCCATTCTCGCCAACCGCCAGACCATGATGGTTTTAGTGCAATTTCCTTGGAGCCCGTTTTGCCTGGTGCAACGGCGCATCCTTGAGTATGCGGGGGCCCGTTTCAAAATCGTGAACATTACCTGCACGGATCGGACGCTGGTCTGGCGGCTGACGCGCCAGCGTTATTATCAAGTGCCCATTCTCAAGCATGGCCGGAATGTGATCTTTGAAACGGACCATGAATCGCAGGTGATTGCCAAATACGTGGACAACACCCTGGGATTGGATTTATTTCCCCGTCCGCTGGCTGGGGTGCAGAACATTCTATGGCGGCACATTGAAAACGAAATCGAAGAGGTCTGCTTCAAGTTGAACGACATTTATTTTCGTGAGTTTGTGCCGGCGCGGGAGCATCTGGACTTTATTCGTTTCAAGGAGCGCAAATTTGGGCGGGGTTGCCTGGAGCAATGGCGGCGGCAACAGGTCACCCTGCTGGAAGAATTGCAGCGGCGGTTGCTGCCTTTTGAGCAAATGTTGACCACGCGGCCTTTCCTGCTCGAGGAGCGTCCCCGCTTTGTGGATTTTGACTTGTACGGCATGCTGGCCAATTATTTGTACAGCGGCCATTACCAGTTGCCGGCGCCCCACAACCGGCTGGCCGAGTGGTACCAACGGATGGACACCTGCCGCAGAAGCGAGTTTAACCTGTGA
- a CDS encoding endonuclease/exonuclease/phosphatase family protein — protein MRVILSIGLSLLLAGLWSVESAEKIRIAEYNLENYLDQPAGNRPAKSAEARAKIRQSIRSLKPDVLALMEMGSTNALLELRDSLQAEGLSLPHWEWVRGWDTNIHVALLSRLPIVARRPHTNLTYLLYGRRFHVSRGFLEVDLRATNGYQFTLLAVHLKSRRPIPEGDEAEMREQEARLLREIITERLAANPSLNLVVLGDFNDTKDTRSVRTIMGRANARNGLVDTRPAERNGDSLPPLNARQDARRITWTHYYGVEDSYSRIDYILLSKGMAAEWIPEETYVLALPNWGQASDHRPIVATIYAEDR, from the coding sequence ATGCGTGTCATTCTGAGCATTGGCCTCAGCCTGCTGTTGGCCGGTTTGTGGTCTGTCGAGTCGGCGGAAAAAATCCGCATCGCCGAATACAACCTGGAAAATTACCTGGACCAGCCCGCCGGCAACCGTCCCGCCAAAAGCGCGGAAGCCCGCGCCAAAATCCGGCAAAGCATTCGCTCCCTCAAACCCGATGTCCTTGCCTTGATGGAAATGGGCAGCACCAATGCGCTGTTGGAATTGCGCGATTCATTGCAGGCTGAGGGGCTGTCCCTGCCCCATTGGGAATGGGTGCGCGGCTGGGACACCAACATCCATGTGGCCCTCCTCAGCCGCCTCCCCATCGTGGCGCGGCGGCCTCATACCAACCTGACCTACCTCTTGTATGGGCGCCGCTTTCATGTCAGCCGTGGTTTCCTGGAAGTGGATTTGCGCGCCACAAACGGCTACCAGTTCACCCTCCTTGCCGTTCATCTCAAATCCCGCCGTCCCATTCCCGAAGGCGACGAAGCGGAGATGCGGGAACAGGAAGCGAGGCTGTTGCGGGAAATCATCACCGAACGGCTGGCGGCCAATCCCAGCCTGAATCTGGTGGTCCTGGGTGATTTCAATGATACCAAGGATACGCGCAGCGTGCGCACGATTATGGGCCGTGCCAATGCCCGCAATGGTTTGGTGGATACCCGGCCCGCCGAACGCAACGGTGACTCCCTACCCCCATTGAACGCCCGACAGGACGCCCGACGCATCACCTGGACTCATTACTATGGTGTGGAAGATTCTTACAGCCGCATTGATTACATCCTCCTGAGCAAGGGTATGGCCGCCGAGTGGATTCCTGAAGAAACCTACGTCCTGGCGCTGCCTAATTGGGGGCAGGCCTCCGACCACCGCCCCATCGTGGCGACCATTTATGCAGAAGACCGCTGA
- a CDS encoding MBL fold metallo-hydrolase, translated as MAKSRRTWLKYTLAATGLAAVTGAWWVHRSQSRAARVLRMLGADYFRKMAPPPHRPMPARWKEEHLTLSWLGHATTLINFFGVRLLLDPVFSPRVGPVAWMGNIGPKRYIAPALGVADIPAVDLIVLSHAHYDHFDCLTLRQLPKTATVITAPETSDLLEGMEFATIKELDWNEPFIFKNGHGELEIQAIQVRHWGQRWPNKKVRGYNGYIMRRKGRSVLFAGDTAMTPLFKQHRRLGPFDLAIMPIAAYDPWIWNHCTPEEAVEMANDAGARFIAPVHHETFKLSDEPMEEPVQRFCHALRAEPARIAWRQVGETFALDAHGTAVGPQRSSA; from the coding sequence ATGGCAAAAAGCCGCCGGACCTGGCTGAAATACACGCTCGCAGCCACCGGCCTTGCTGCAGTGACGGGGGCGTGGTGGGTGCATCGTTCACAGAGCCGGGCGGCCCGGGTGCTGCGAATGCTGGGTGCTGACTATTTCCGCAAGATGGCGCCACCACCCCACCGGCCCATGCCGGCTCGGTGGAAGGAGGAGCATTTGACTTTAAGCTGGCTGGGACATGCCACCACTTTAATCAATTTCTTTGGCGTGCGCCTGTTGTTGGACCCCGTTTTCAGCCCGCGAGTGGGGCCAGTGGCATGGATGGGCAACATCGGGCCTAAACGCTATATCGCCCCGGCTCTGGGCGTGGCGGATATACCGGCCGTGGATTTAATTGTATTATCGCACGCGCATTATGATCACTTTGACTGCTTGACCCTGCGCCAATTGCCCAAGACCGCCACCGTCATCACCGCGCCCGAGACCAGTGATTTATTGGAAGGGATGGAGTTTGCCACAATCAAGGAATTGGATTGGAACGAGCCATTCATTTTCAAAAACGGACATGGGGAACTGGAGATTCAGGCCATCCAGGTGCGGCATTGGGGGCAGCGCTGGCCCAACAAGAAAGTGCGCGGTTACAATGGGTATATCATGCGCCGGAAGGGAAGGTCGGTGTTGTTTGCGGGCGACACAGCCATGACGCCCTTGTTCAAGCAGCACCGGCGCCTGGGGCCGTTTGATTTGGCAATCATGCCCATAGCGGCCTATGATCCGTGGATTTGGAACCATTGCACGCCGGAGGAGGCGGTGGAAATGGCCAACGATGCCGGGGCGCGGTTTATTGCGCCTGTACATCACGAAACCTTCAAACTAAGCGACGAACCCATGGAGGAACCGGTGCAACGTTTTTGCCACGCCCTGCGCGCAGAGCCGGCCCGCATTGCCTGGCGGCAGGTGGGCGAAACGTTTGCCCTGGATGCGCACGGCACCGCGGTCGGACCTCAGCGGTCTTCTGCATAA
- a CDS encoding HAD family hydrolase, with protein MVRLALFDIDGTLIRTHGAGVRAFARAFAVEFGLGNGTETMSFAGRTDTSLVREFLRQHGRQVTPEDMQRFFDCYVFLLDHYLRESTGGVIPGVPEFLAALQRQHPPAVLGLLTGNIRLGAEIKLRRFGLWGPFVTGAFADDHEDRNEIARVAFARGRALLGDTLQPDEVLVVGDTPHDIRCGRAIGAKTLAVATGGATLEELQKHQPDWAVPTLEGFPVETLA; from the coding sequence ATGGTCCGGCTGGCCCTATTTGACATTGACGGCACCCTTATCCGCACTCATGGCGCGGGGGTGAGGGCCTTTGCGCGTGCCTTTGCCGTTGAGTTCGGCCTGGGCAACGGCACCGAAACCATGAGCTTTGCCGGCCGCACCGACACCAGCCTGGTGCGTGAATTCCTGCGGCAACATGGCCGGCAGGTCACGCCCGAGGACATGCAGCGCTTTTTTGACTGCTACGTCTTCCTCTTGGACCATTACCTGCGTGAATCCACCGGCGGGGTCATCCCTGGGGTGCCAGAGTTCCTTGCCGCGCTGCAACGCCAGCATCCGCCGGCGGTTTTGGGGTTGCTTACGGGAAACATTCGCCTGGGCGCGGAAATCAAATTGCGCCGGTTTGGTTTATGGGGGCCGTTTGTCACCGGCGCTTTTGCGGATGACCATGAGGATCGCAACGAAATTGCCCGCGTAGCCTTTGCCCGGGGCCGCGCGCTGCTTGGCGATACCCTCCAACCCGACGAAGTCCTGGTGGTCGGTGACACGCCTCATGACATCCGATGCGGCCGCGCCATTGGCGCCAAGACCCTGGCTGTGGCCACCGGCGGCGCCACATTGGAGGAGTTGCAAAAACACCAACCAGACTGGGCGGTGCCCACTTTGGAGGGCTTTCCAGTGGAAACTTTGGCCTGA
- a CDS encoding sugar isomerase domain-containing protein, translating into MKPAEAYLAKAREIIACISGQIAAIEQAADWFAEAILAGRMVHVFGTGQCRAMVEEFWPRNGSFPGFHPIVELALSAPNPVGANGPRQAMYLENTPGLAEQILRNFALHRKDAALIITSSGCSVVPVEMAALFQQRGIRVVALVSLRHSAVSASRHPEGRKVQDFADLVLDTGAPTGDALITVEGVEEPVGSASTLGGCLVINCLKVEVARRLARAGHPPKVLVAPALAGQERAHGLFELAVAEQARLLAKLHQELEAQTESITSFRRRTPEKPPEEFDTGSFFIT; encoded by the coding sequence ATGAAACCCGCAGAAGCTTACCTGGCCAAGGCCAGGGAAATTATTGCCTGCATTTCGGGGCAAATAGCAGCCATTGAACAGGCGGCGGATTGGTTTGCTGAGGCCATCCTGGCGGGGCGCATGGTGCATGTTTTTGGCACCGGCCAATGCCGGGCAATGGTGGAGGAATTCTGGCCTCGCAACGGCTCCTTTCCGGGATTTCATCCCATTGTAGAACTGGCCTTAAGCGCGCCCAATCCGGTGGGAGCCAACGGCCCGCGCCAGGCGATGTATTTGGAAAACACTCCCGGTTTGGCCGAACAAATTCTGCGCAATTTTGCGCTGCATCGCAAAGATGCCGCGCTCATCATCACCTCCAGTGGTTGCAGCGTGGTCCCCGTGGAGATGGCGGCCTTGTTTCAGCAGCGCGGCATTCGCGTGGTGGCCCTGGTGAGCTTGCGTCACTCTGCGGTAAGTGCCTCACGGCATCCGGAAGGCCGGAAGGTGCAAGACTTTGCGGATTTGGTCCTGGATACAGGGGCACCCACCGGAGACGCGCTCATTACGGTGGAAGGAGTGGAGGAGCCGGTGGGTAGCGCGTCAACGTTGGGTGGCTGTCTGGTGATTAATTGCCTCAAAGTCGAAGTGGCCCGGCGGCTGGCCCGCGCGGGGCATCCACCCAAGGTGTTGGTGGCCCCCGCTTTGGCGGGTCAAGAGCGCGCGCATGGATTGTTTGAGCTGGCAGTGGCGGAGCAGGCGCGGCTGTTGGCGAAGCTGCATCAGGAATTGGAGGCCCAAACGGAGTCCATCACCTCTTTCCGCCGCCGCACACCCGAGAAACCACCCGAGGAATTCGACACGGGCTCGTTTTTTATCACCTGA
- a CDS encoding glycoside hydrolase family 16 protein → MINPKRKVVMAVMMGCWLTMALPGLRGAGWELIWADEFNGTGLPDPAKWDYEEGWIRNNELQYYTRGRLENCRQENGALVIEGRKEKFRNPHYRPDADPKNRKAGREFAEYTSASINTLGKASFLYGRVEVRAKLPQGMGVWPAIWMMGTNRVTVGWPRCGEIDIMEFVGKAPTNVHATVHWFGEGRHQSLGQRIVTNTPYADFHIYAVEWYPDQMDFYFDKVKYFTYPLDKAGTGPDNPFRKPHYLLLNLALGGSWGGAMDDTVLPQKYLIDYVRVYRQKP, encoded by the coding sequence ATGATTAATCCTAAGCGTAAAGTAGTAATGGCGGTCATGATGGGGTGTTGGTTGACCATGGCTCTTCCGGGTTTACGGGGCGCCGGCTGGGAATTGATTTGGGCTGATGAATTTAATGGCACAGGGCTTCCGGACCCGGCCAAGTGGGATTACGAGGAGGGGTGGATTCGCAACAACGAGTTGCAATACTACACGCGCGGGCGGCTGGAAAATTGCCGGCAGGAAAATGGCGCCCTGGTGATTGAAGGGCGCAAGGAGAAATTCCGCAATCCCCATTACCGGCCCGACGCCGACCCCAAAAACCGTAAAGCCGGCAGGGAATTTGCGGAGTACACCTCCGCGAGCATTAATACGCTGGGCAAAGCGAGTTTTTTATATGGACGGGTGGAAGTACGGGCCAAGCTGCCTCAGGGCATGGGGGTCTGGCCAGCCATTTGGATGATGGGAACCAACCGGGTGACCGTAGGCTGGCCACGGTGCGGAGAAATTGACATCATGGAGTTCGTGGGCAAGGCCCCCACCAATGTCCATGCCACAGTTCATTGGTTCGGGGAGGGGCGGCATCAATCTCTGGGCCAAAGGATTGTAACCAATACCCCTTATGCAGATTTTCACATCTACGCCGTGGAATGGTATCCAGACCAGATGGATTTCTATTTTGATAAAGTAAAGTACTTCACTTATCCGTTGGACAAGGCAGGGACGGGGCCGGATAACCCTTTCCGCAAACCCCATTATTTATTGCTCAACCTGGCCTTGGGCGGTTCTTGGGGAGGAGCCATGGACGACACGGTCTTGCCGCAAAAATACCTTATTGATTACGTGCGGGTGTATCGGCAAAAGCCATAG
- a CDS encoding glycoside hydrolase family 5 protein, whose amino-acid sequence MNAKPWLTAGLLVFHLLPLGAFAAPDPQVVGGVDVSRWRGFNLLEKFTLRQNAPFLEDDFRWIAELGFNYVRLPVDYRCYVQTNDWLQFREEILKHFDQAIAFGDKYNIHVSINLHRAPGFCINPPAEPSNLWTEEAPLEAFVAHWVMFARRYKDIPSSRLSFNLLNEPARHTREQYLKVFTRAIEAIQAVDPKRLIIVDGMNVGAQPAREFLRYSNVVQATRGYHPGTISHYRASWVQGSDQWPEPTWPPVPVNGMLYGPAKPEFKSPLALLGEFPAGTRLELSVQQISVKGRLAARADGKMVGELLCDPQTQAGQWKVSPESRQYTYHEPVKPLRWTLTLTQPAREITVENVDGDWVRLRELSLVMPGAKTNTVRPDSTWGRKQSPLRVDKGGRLLPPAGSRADQTLRDYLKSWVEIQAEGQAVFVGEWGCFNRTPHPVALAWMKDWLELWKQHRMGWALWNFRGSFGILDSGRNDVQYEDFHGHKLDRQMLELLQQYLKY is encoded by the coding sequence ATGAACGCCAAACCATGGTTAACCGCGGGATTATTGGTATTTCATTTATTGCCTTTGGGTGCATTCGCCGCGCCGGACCCCCAGGTGGTGGGGGGGGTGGATGTTTCACGCTGGCGAGGGTTTAATTTATTGGAAAAATTCACCCTGCGGCAAAATGCGCCTTTTTTGGAGGATGATTTCCGTTGGATTGCGGAATTGGGTTTTAATTATGTCCGCCTGCCGGTGGATTACCGTTGTTATGTGCAGACCAATGACTGGCTGCAATTCCGTGAAGAGATCCTCAAGCACTTTGACCAGGCCATCGCCTTTGGGGACAAATACAACATTCACGTCTCCATCAATCTGCATCGCGCCCCAGGTTTTTGTATCAACCCGCCGGCGGAGCCGTCGAATTTGTGGACTGAGGAGGCCCCGCTGGAGGCGTTTGTGGCACATTGGGTAATGTTTGCCCGGCGTTATAAAGACATCCCTTCCTCTCGCCTTAGTTTTAATCTTCTGAATGAACCGGCGCGGCATACGCGGGAGCAGTATCTCAAGGTCTTCACGCGGGCCATTGAGGCAATCCAGGCCGTGGATCCTAAACGATTGATCATTGTGGACGGCATGAACGTGGGGGCACAGCCGGCAAGGGAATTCTTGCGTTATTCCAACGTGGTGCAGGCCACGCGGGGATACCATCCGGGAACCATTTCCCATTATCGCGCCAGTTGGGTGCAGGGCAGTGATCAGTGGCCTGAACCCACCTGGCCGCCGGTGCCGGTGAACGGGATGCTTTATGGCCCGGCCAAGCCGGAATTTAAGTCGCCCTTGGCTTTGCTCGGGGAGTTTCCGGCTGGCACACGGCTGGAATTGAGTGTGCAACAAATATCCGTCAAAGGCCGGCTGGCCGCCCGTGCCGACGGAAAAATGGTGGGGGAATTGCTCTGTGACCCGCAAACCCAGGCCGGGCAATGGAAAGTTTCGCCGGAAAGCCGCCAATACACCTACCATGAACCTGTCAAACCTTTGCGGTGGACCCTGACGTTGACCCAACCAGCCCGGGAAATCACGGTGGAAAATGTGGACGGCGACTGGGTCCGGTTGCGAGAACTGTCCTTGGTGATGCCCGGCGCCAAGACCAACACCGTGCGGCCGGATTCCACCTGGGGCCGCAAACAAAGCCCCTTGCGCGTAGATAAAGGCGGGCGCTTGTTGCCCCCCGCCGGGAGCCGGGCAGACCAAACTTTGCGGGATTACCTTAAATCCTGGGTGGAGATTCAAGCAGAAGGCCAGGCGGTGTTTGTGGGGGAGTGGGGGTGTTTCAATCGGACACCGCATCCGGTGGCGCTGGCGTGGATGAAGGATTGGCTGGAGCTATGGAAGCAGCATCGCATGGGCTGGGCCTTGTGGAACTTCCGCGGCAGCTTTGGAATATTGGACAGCGGCCGCAATGATGTGCAGTACGAGGATTTTCACGGGCACAAACTGGACCGGCAGATGTTAGAACTGTTGCAGCAATACCTGAAATATTAA